One window of Paenibacillus albicereus genomic DNA carries:
- the recG gene encoding ATP-dependent DNA helicase RecG — protein MNHSSVAPESVPARQIKGVSAPKEQELHAFGIYTALDLMNYFPFRYEDYRLRSLAEAKDGEKITIQGILRGLPMVARFGKGKTRLTAKAEADGQLITAVWFNRMFIKDQLQLGREITLTGKWDARRMQITVTDSEFPDKGTAKTGTLQPVYSVGGTITQAWMRKTIRQALEQYGPLLEENLPERLLRKYRLMPRSEAVYHIHHPEDPKDGQGARRRLVYEELFLFQLKLQAYRMLNRRKADGIVHRVDPEVIRQFAASLPFELTDAQKKVVNEILADMRQPFAMNRLLQGDVGAGKTVVAAIALLAAVKAGHQGALMVPTEILAEQHMRSLTRLYEGTGLQTALLTGSVSDKKRRDLLAGLQMGLVDVLIGTHALIQDDVAFRSLGLVVTDEQHRFGVNQRSVLRRKGPSPDVLTMTATPIPRTLAITAFGDMDVSTIKERPKGRIPIQTYWVKHGMMDRVYGFIRREIDAGRQAYVICPLIEESEKLDVQNAIDQFVQLQQAFPDLKVGLLHGRMTASEKDEVMAAFAAADVQVLVATTVVEVGVDVPNATLMIVMDAERFGLSQLHQLRGRVGRGAHASYCVLVADPKTETGKERMAVMQETDDGFEVARRDLELRGPGDFFGTKQSGMPDFKLADMAADFAVLEAAREDAAELAAEDGFWTAEAYAPLRAILAKDPIFQGSQLD, from the coding sequence ATGAATCATTCATCCGTCGCGCCGGAATCCGTTCCGGCGAGGCAGATCAAAGGCGTGAGCGCTCCGAAGGAGCAGGAGCTTCACGCCTTTGGCATCTATACCGCGCTGGATCTGATGAACTACTTTCCGTTCCGCTACGAGGACTACCGGCTGCGCTCGCTTGCCGAGGCCAAGGACGGAGAGAAGATCACGATCCAGGGCATCCTGCGCGGCCTGCCGATGGTGGCTCGCTTCGGCAAGGGCAAGACGCGCCTCACGGCGAAGGCCGAGGCGGACGGGCAGCTGATTACCGCCGTCTGGTTCAACCGCATGTTCATCAAGGATCAGCTGCAGCTCGGGCGTGAAATTACGCTGACCGGAAAATGGGATGCAAGGCGCATGCAGATCACCGTCACCGATTCCGAATTCCCGGACAAAGGGACGGCCAAGACCGGCACGCTGCAGCCGGTGTACTCGGTCGGCGGCACGATCACGCAGGCGTGGATGCGCAAGACGATCCGCCAGGCGCTGGAGCAGTACGGGCCGCTGCTGGAGGAGAACCTGCCGGAGCGGCTGCTGCGCAAATACCGCCTCATGCCGAGAAGCGAGGCGGTCTATCATATCCATCATCCGGAAGATCCCAAGGACGGCCAGGGCGCTCGCCGGCGGCTCGTCTACGAGGAGCTGTTCCTGTTCCAGCTCAAGCTGCAGGCGTATCGGATGCTGAATCGGCGCAAGGCGGACGGCATCGTGCATCGCGTCGATCCCGAGGTCATCCGGCAGTTCGCGGCGTCGCTGCCGTTCGAGCTGACGGACGCGCAGAAAAAGGTCGTCAACGAGATTCTCGCGGACATGCGCCAGCCGTTCGCGATGAACCGGCTGCTGCAGGGCGACGTCGGCGCGGGCAAGACCGTCGTCGCCGCGATCGCGCTGCTCGCCGCCGTCAAGGCGGGCCATCAGGGGGCGCTCATGGTGCCGACCGAGATTCTGGCCGAACAGCATATGCGCTCCTTGACCCGGCTGTACGAAGGGACGGGCTTGCAGACGGCGCTGCTGACGGGCAGCGTGAGCGACAAGAAGCGGCGCGACCTGCTCGCCGGCTTGCAGATGGGGCTCGTCGACGTGCTCATCGGCACGCATGCGCTCATCCAGGACGATGTGGCGTTCCGCTCGCTCGGCCTCGTCGTCACCGACGAGCAGCACCGCTTCGGCGTCAACCAGCGCAGCGTGCTCAGGCGCAAGGGACCGAGTCCGGACGTGCTGACGATGACGGCGACGCCGATCCCGCGGACGCTGGCGATCACGGCGTTCGGCGACATGGACGTCTCGACGATCAAGGAGCGTCCGAAGGGGCGCATCCCGATCCAGACCTATTGGGTCAAGCATGGCATGATGGACCGGGTGTACGGCTTCATCCGGCGCGAGATCGATGCCGGACGCCAGGCGTACGTCATCTGCCCGCTCATCGAGGAGTCGGAGAAGCTCGACGTGCAAAATGCGATCGACCAGTTCGTGCAGCTGCAGCAGGCGTTCCCCGACCTGAAGGTCGGGCTGCTGCACGGCCGCATGACGGCGTCGGAGAAGGACGAGGTCATGGCGGCGTTCGCGGCGGCGGACGTGCAGGTGCTCGTCGCCACGACGGTCGTCGAGGTCGGCGTCGACGTGCCCAACGCGACGCTCATGATTGTCATGGACGCGGAGCGCTTCGGGCTCTCGCAGCTGCATCAGCTGCGCGGCCGGGTCGGTCGCGGCGCGCACGCGTCGTACTGCGTGCTCGTCGCCGATCCCAAGACGGAGACCGGCAAGGAGCGGATGGCGGTCATGCAGGAGACCGACGACGGCTTCGAGGTCGCCCGCCGCGATCTGGAGCTGCGCGGGCCGGGCGATTTTTTCGGCACCAAGCAGAGCGGGATGCCGGACTTCAAGCTGGCCGACATGGCGGCGGACTTCGCCGTGCTGGAGGCGGCCCGGGAGGACGCCGCAGAGCTGGCCGCCGAAGACGGCTTCTGGACAGCGGAGGCGTACGCGCCGCTGCGGGCGATCCTCGCCAAGGATCCGATTTTCCAGGGCAGCCAGCTCGACTGA
- a CDS encoding DegV family protein — MTQVRIVTDSTSDIPEEIRRELGIEMVPLQVLFGTEAFLDSITLKSEEFYDKLVAFSGLPTTSQPSPADFMAVYERLLDESPDGPILSIHLSSQFSGTYQSALLASTMIERDADIAVFDSRSASCGIGMLVIRAAEMARQGSSKDDILAEIERMRSETELYFLVDTLEYLQKGGRIGKASALIGSILNIKPILTIDSTGVIVPVDKVRGSKKAIQRIVDMLREKFPPEEPVAVHFAWTHQRGSALDLQEAVTSSFNVQATSITTLGPVVGAHVGPGTVAVFMHRK; from the coding sequence ATGACTCAGGTTCGCATCGTAACCGACAGCACGTCGGATATCCCGGAGGAGATTCGAAGGGAGCTCGGCATCGAGATGGTGCCGCTGCAGGTCCTGTTCGGCACGGAGGCCTTTCTGGACTCGATCACGCTGAAGTCGGAGGAATTCTACGACAAGCTGGTCGCGTTCAGCGGCTTGCCGACCACGTCCCAGCCGTCCCCGGCCGACTTCATGGCCGTGTACGAACGGCTGCTGGACGAGTCGCCGGATGGGCCGATCCTCTCCATCCATCTGTCCTCGCAGTTCAGCGGCACGTACCAGTCGGCCCTGCTCGCGAGCACGATGATCGAACGCGACGCGGACATCGCCGTGTTCGACTCCCGCAGCGCCTCATGCGGCATCGGCATGCTCGTCATTCGCGCGGCCGAGATGGCCCGCCAGGGCAGCTCCAAGGACGACATCCTGGCGGAGATCGAGCGCATGCGCAGCGAGACCGAGCTGTACTTCCTCGTCGATACGCTCGAATACCTTCAAAAAGGCGGACGGATCGGCAAAGCTTCTGCCCTCATCGGCTCCATCCTTAATATCAAGCCGATCCTGACGATCGATTCCACAGGCGTCATCGTACCGGTGGACAAGGTACGCGGCTCCAAAAAGGCGATCCAGCGCATCGTCGACATGCTCCGCGAGAAATTCCCGCCGGAGGAGCCGGTCGCCGTGCACTTTGCTTGGACGCATCAGAGAGGCTCCGCTCTGGACCTGCAGGAAGCGGTCACATCCAGCTTCAACGTTCAGGCTACTTCCATCACGACGCTCGGTCCGGTTGTCGGCGCCCATGTCGGTCCCGGCACCGTCGCCGTCTTCATGCATCGCAAATGA
- a CDS encoding DAK2 domain-containing protein, which translates to MALLGAEKLQRGAERVNALNVFPVPDGDTGTNMNLTMASGVRELQGKRSDSVGRTAEALSKGLLMGARGNSGVILSQLFRGTAKALSGLDEADPMQFAAALQQGVDMAYKAVVKPVEGTILTVARETARHAQQAARRASDMESLLQEVYAAANESLQRTPELLPVLKQVGVVDSGGQGLVLIYEGFLEYLTGGAAVPGDAARESAPSEPFRHLTDAPRAAEPARTASPSAGGKAQAQLSTNEIEYFYDMEFFIKRRLAPPGAPAFDEDAFRRALAADGDSIIVIADDEIVKVHVHSRRPGDVLNLAYQYGELTELHILNMREQHREIVGEEIDFNALGTDLAPDEALAVAEVLTGSSPQGIAEAAYEWAPYGIVAVAIGDGISGIFSDNNVDIVLSGGQTMNPSTEDFLKAIASLPAEHIFLLPNNSNIILAAEQAAELSERSVSVIPTRTVPQGLAAVLAFKDSETPERNAALMAGAADAVRSGSVTQAVRNTEIDGIEVQEGDFIGIVEKRIVISESDLQEACRGLIRQLLENGGDLLTILTGEGSDASATDELADWVAETYPDVELEVHEGGQPLYPYLFALE; encoded by the coding sequence ATGGCTTTGCTCGGTGCGGAGAAGCTGCAGCGCGGCGCGGAACGCGTCAACGCTCTGAATGTATTTCCCGTTCCGGACGGCGATACGGGAACGAACATGAACTTAACGATGGCCTCCGGGGTGCGGGAGCTGCAAGGAAAGCGCTCGGATTCGGTCGGCCGTACGGCGGAGGCGCTGTCCAAGGGACTGCTGATGGGCGCTCGCGGCAACTCCGGCGTCATTCTGTCCCAGCTGTTCCGCGGCACGGCCAAGGCTCTGTCCGGACTCGACGAGGCCGACCCGATGCAATTCGCGGCCGCGCTCCAGCAAGGCGTCGACATGGCCTACAAGGCCGTCGTCAAGCCGGTGGAGGGCACGATCCTCACCGTCGCGCGGGAGACGGCGCGTCATGCGCAGCAGGCTGCCCGCCGCGCCTCCGACATGGAGTCTCTCCTGCAGGAGGTCTACGCGGCGGCGAACGAATCGCTGCAGCGCACGCCGGAGCTGCTGCCCGTGCTCAAGCAGGTCGGCGTCGTCGACTCCGGAGGCCAGGGCCTCGTGCTCATTTACGAAGGCTTTCTCGAGTACCTGACGGGCGGCGCGGCGGTACCGGGCGATGCGGCCCGCGAGTCCGCTCCGTCGGAGCCGTTCCGCCATTTGACGGACGCTCCGCGCGCGGCCGAGCCCGCCCGAACGGCATCCCCTTCCGCGGGAGGCAAGGCGCAAGCCCAGCTTTCAACGAACGAAATCGAGTATTTTTACGACATGGAGTTCTTCATCAAGCGCCGGCTCGCTCCTCCGGGCGCTCCGGCGTTCGATGAGGACGCGTTCCGGCGGGCGCTCGCCGCGGACGGCGATTCCATCATCGTCATCGCCGACGACGAGATCGTCAAGGTGCATGTGCACTCCCGCCGTCCCGGCGACGTGCTGAACCTCGCGTACCAGTACGGCGAGCTGACCGAGCTGCACATCCTCAACATGCGCGAGCAGCATCGGGAGATCGTGGGCGAGGAGATCGACTTCAATGCGCTCGGGACCGATCTGGCGCCGGACGAGGCGCTGGCCGTAGCCGAGGTGCTGACCGGCTCCTCGCCGCAGGGCATCGCCGAGGCGGCCTACGAATGGGCGCCGTACGGCATCGTCGCGGTCGCGATCGGCGACGGCATCTCCGGCATTTTCAGCGACAACAACGTCGACATCGTCCTCTCGGGCGGCCAGACGATGAATCCGAGCACCGAGGACTTCCTCAAGGCGATCGCTTCGCTGCCGGCGGAACATATCTTCCTGCTCCCCAACAACAGCAACATCATCCTGGCGGCGGAGCAGGCGGCAGAGCTGTCCGAGCGCTCCGTCTCCGTCATTCCGACCCGCACGGTGCCCCAAGGGCTCGCCGCGGTGCTCGCCTTCAAGGACAGCGAGACGCCGGAGCGCAATGCCGCGCTCATGGCCGGCGCGGCCGACGCGGTCCGCTCCGGCAGCGTCACCCAAGCGGTACGCAATACGGAGATCGACGGCATCGAGGTGCAGGAGGGCGACTTCATCGGCATCGTCGAAAAACGGATCGTCATCTCCGAGTCGGACCTCCAGGAGGCGTGCCGCGGCCTCATCCGGCAGCTGCTGGAGAACGGCGGAGACCTGCTGACGATCCTCACGGGCGAGGGCTCCGACGCGTCCGCGACGGACGAGCTGGCGGACTGGGTCGCCGAGACGTATCCGGATGTCGAGCTCGAGGTGCATGAGGGCGGCCAGCCGCTCTATCCGTATCTGTTCGCCCTCGAATAA
- a CDS encoding Asp23/Gls24 family envelope stress response protein, with amino-acid sequence MPMQLANELGKINVTDDVIAVIAGSAALECYGLVGMASRKQLKDGIAELLKRDNLSRGVEVRRESEETHIDLHIIVGYGTRISEVAHNIQTKVKYVLNEVIGLKVDHVHIFVQGVRVIS; translated from the coding sequence ATGCCTATGCAGCTTGCCAACGAATTAGGTAAAATCAACGTAACAGACGATGTAATCGCCGTCATCGCGGGCTCGGCGGCGCTGGAATGCTACGGCCTTGTCGGCATGGCATCCCGCAAGCAGCTCAAGGACGGAATCGCCGAGCTGCTCAAGCGGGACAACCTCTCCCGAGGCGTCGAGGTGCGGCGCGAGAGCGAGGAGACGCATATCGACCTGCACATCATCGTCGGCTACGGCACCCGGATTTCCGAGGTTGCCCACAACATCCAGACCAAGGTCAAATACGTACTGAATGAAGTGATCGGCCTCAAGGTCGACCATGTCCATATTTTTGTCCAGGGCGTGCGGGTCATCAGTTAG
- the rpmB gene encoding 50S ribosomal protein L28, with product MSRKCFVTGKAPGTGNHVSHANNRNRRTWGVNVQKVRILVDGKPKRVWVSTRALKSGKVTRV from the coding sequence ATGTCTCGCAAATGCTTCGTTACGGGTAAGGCACCCGGCACAGGAAACCACGTTTCCCACGCGAATAACCGCAACCGCCGCACTTGGGGCGTCAACGTTCAGAAGGTCCGCATTCTGGTCGACGGCAAGCCAAAACGCGTTTGGGTCAGCACCCGCGCTCTGAAATCCGGCAAAGTCACTCGTGTATAA
- the spoVM gene encoding stage V sporulation protein SpoVM has protein sequence MKFYTIKLPKFLGGFVKALLNTFQKS, from the coding sequence ATGAAGTTCTATACGATCAAGCTGCCGAAATTTCTGGGCGGATTCGTCAAGGCGCTCCTGAACACCTTCCAAAAGAGCTGA
- the rpe gene encoding ribulose-phosphate 3-epimerase has protein sequence MTIIAPSILSADFAKLGDEIAAIEQAGADWIHVDVMDGRFVPNLTFGPPIISAVRGATKLPFDVHLMIEQPERSIADYAAAGADRITVHLEACTHLHRTLHQIKDLGLPAGVALNPATPISLLEPVLEDVDLVLVMTVNPGFGGQSFIPYSLQKLRDLRSRLHERGLSGVSVQVDGGINPSTSALVREAGADVLVAGSYVFGHDSPAAAIAALR, from the coding sequence ATGACCATCATCGCACCCTCGATTCTATCCGCTGATTTTGCCAAGCTCGGCGACGAGATCGCCGCGATCGAGCAGGCCGGCGCCGACTGGATCCATGTCGACGTCATGGACGGGCGGTTCGTCCCGAACCTGACGTTCGGCCCTCCGATCATCTCCGCCGTGCGCGGAGCGACGAAGCTGCCCTTCGACGTGCATCTGATGATCGAGCAGCCGGAGCGCAGCATCGCGGACTATGCGGCGGCCGGAGCGGACCGCATCACCGTCCACCTCGAAGCGTGCACGCATCTGCACCGCACGCTGCATCAGATCAAGGATCTCGGCCTGCCGGCCGGTGTCGCGCTCAATCCGGCGACGCCGATCAGCCTGCTCGAGCCGGTGCTGGAGGATGTCGACCTCGTGCTCGTGATGACGGTCAACCCCGGCTTCGGCGGGCAGTCGTTCATTCCGTATTCGCTGCAAAAGCTCCGCGACCTGCGCTCGCGGCTGCATGAACGCGGGCTGAGCGGCGTCTCCGTCCAGGTCGACGGAGGCATCAATCCGTCGACGTCGGCGCTCGTGCGGGAGGCCGGCGCGGACGTGCTCGTCGCCGGCAGCTACGTCTTCGGCCACGATTCGCCTGCGGCGGCGATCGCCGCGCTGAGGTAG
- the rsgA gene encoding ribosome small subunit-dependent GTPase A — translation MTKDGSAREGQGLIVKALSGYYYVAEDGGSEQPIQCRARGIFKKRGESPLVGDRVDFSVSGTGEGTVEAIHSRSTELVRPPVANADLAVLVFSVTEPSLSLTLLDKFLVHIEHAGLEAVLCLSKQDLSEEGRKEAIEAAETVQRIYGRIGYRVIGTSSRRGSGLEELRETLDGRLALFAGQSGVGKSSLLNALLPGLELETSEISARLGRGRHTTRHVELVRVGTGHVADTPGFSQLDFQELGIEDLGYGYREFRALSAGCKFRGCTHTHEPGCAVLAALAAGEAAQSRHDSYVQFLGEMKEKKRRY, via the coding sequence ATGACTAAGGACGGCTCGGCCCGCGAGGGCCAAGGACTCATCGTCAAGGCTCTGAGCGGCTATTATTACGTGGCCGAGGACGGCGGCTCGGAGCAGCCGATCCAATGCCGCGCGCGCGGCATCTTCAAGAAGCGCGGCGAGTCGCCGCTCGTCGGCGACCGCGTCGATTTCAGCGTCAGCGGCACGGGCGAGGGCACGGTCGAGGCCATCCATTCGCGGTCGACGGAGCTCGTGCGGCCGCCGGTCGCGAACGCCGATCTGGCCGTGCTGGTCTTTTCGGTCACGGAGCCTTCGCTCAGCCTCACGCTGCTGGATAAGTTCCTCGTCCATATCGAGCATGCGGGACTGGAGGCGGTGCTCTGCCTCAGCAAGCAGGACTTGTCGGAGGAGGGCCGCAAAGAGGCGATCGAGGCGGCGGAGACGGTGCAGCGGATCTACGGACGCATCGGCTACCGCGTCATCGGGACGAGCTCGCGCCGGGGCTCCGGCCTCGAAGAGCTGCGCGAGACGCTTGATGGCCGGCTGGCGCTGTTCGCCGGACAGTCCGGCGTCGGCAAGTCCTCGCTGCTGAACGCGCTGCTGCCGGGGCTGGAGCTGGAGACGAGCGAGATCAGCGCCCGGCTCGGCCGAGGGCGGCATACGACCCGGCATGTCGAGCTGGTGCGCGTCGGGACGGGGCATGTCGCCGACACGCCCGGATTCAGCCAGCTCGATTTTCAGGAGCTCGGCATCGAGGACCTCGGCTACGGCTACCGCGAGTTCCGGGCGCTTTCCGCCGGCTGCAAGTTCCGGGGCTGCACGCATACGCATGAGCCGGGCTGCGCCGTGCTGGCCGCGCTGGCGGCGGGCGAAGCGGCGCAGAGCCGCCATGACAGCTACGTCCAGTTCCTGGGCGAAATGAAAGAGAAAAAGCGGAGGTACTGA
- the pknB gene encoding Stk1 family PASTA domain-containing Ser/Thr kinase, with product MIGRELGGRYEILTRIGGGGMALVYKAHDLLLSRNVAVKVLRQQYVHDEEFIRRFRREAQSAAALSHPNVVSIYDVGQEEDIHYIVMECVDGQNLNEVIQERAPLQADEAVRIAAQIADALDHAHQNHIIHRDIKPHNILIGKNGRVKVTDFGIARAVTSSTITQAGSVIGSVHYFSPEHAKGVSAGEKSDIYSLGIVLYQMVTGKLPFLGESPISVALKHLQEPLEDPRTVNPLVPQSVENVIIKALRKNPSERYRSAGEMLEDLETALSPSRRNEPKLQFGGGDFDETRVMPAIRPGRELKETGQPGVVPPSSPLEDGHATARQEAVDEEEADEEPERRRGWVKPLVIVLSTLAVLAAVYGVFRLVSGSLDVAEVDVPYVVGMTETDAKAALEAKGLLLEEPSIRAFKPDVPKDQVFAQSKSNMRVKTGSRVRLSISDGPELKPIADYRGQKAADVVAALRALGFPEGSIRLNEIADDAAEPGVVLSQEPGADSQLDPLVDTVTLTVSKGPETVKMPDLVGKTVEEARKLIEEAGLQLREDNIVKEGSYKPEGEVLSQFPYDAGSPARKGEQVSITVSSGLPRDALEYTFDLLISPARAGRASEIRIVYTDATGKDIEAHKRAIKDTRSFPVKVVLAPNTEAFVSVYRDGQLADTFSRTYDEAKSGADSGPTTVPGTEPSPSPTAPPESSPTGDPNAAAGPGGPDEGQETAFGSEDGREGDDD from the coding sequence ATGATCGGAAGAGAACTAGGGGGCCGCTACGAGATTCTGACCCGCATCGGAGGCGGGGGCATGGCGCTCGTGTACAAGGCCCATGACCTGCTGCTCAGCCGCAACGTCGCGGTCAAGGTGCTGCGGCAGCAATACGTGCACGACGAGGAATTCATCCGGCGCTTCCGTCGGGAAGCCCAATCGGCAGCGGCGTTGTCCCATCCGAATGTCGTCAGCATCTACGATGTCGGCCAGGAAGAAGACATCCACTATATCGTCATGGAATGCGTCGACGGCCAGAACCTCAACGAGGTCATCCAGGAGCGCGCGCCGCTCCAGGCGGACGAGGCGGTGCGCATCGCGGCGCAGATCGCCGACGCGCTCGACCATGCCCATCAGAACCACATCATCCACCGGGACATCAAGCCGCACAACATTCTGATCGGCAAGAACGGGCGGGTGAAGGTGACGGATTTCGGCATCGCGCGCGCCGTCACCTCGTCGACGATCACCCAGGCGGGCTCTGTCATCGGTTCGGTGCACTACTTCTCCCCGGAGCACGCCAAGGGCGTCAGCGCCGGCGAGAAGTCCGACATCTACTCGCTCGGCATCGTGCTTTACCAGATGGTGACGGGCAAGCTGCCCTTCCTCGGAGAGAGCCCGATCAGCGTCGCGCTCAAGCATCTTCAAGAGCCGCTGGAGGACCCGCGCACCGTCAATCCGCTCGTGCCGCAGAGCGTCGAGAACGTCATCATCAAGGCGCTGCGCAAAAACCCGTCCGAGCGCTACCGCTCCGCGGGCGAGATGCTGGAGGATCTGGAGACGGCGCTGTCGCCGTCCCGCCGCAATGAGCCGAAGCTGCAGTTCGGCGGCGGCGACTTCGACGAGACGCGCGTCATGCCGGCCATCCGGCCCGGCCGCGAGCTCAAGGAGACGGGCCAGCCCGGCGTCGTGCCGCCGTCCTCCCCGCTGGAGGACGGCCATGCGACCGCGCGGCAGGAGGCCGTCGACGAGGAAGAGGCGGACGAGGAGCCGGAGCGCCGGCGAGGCTGGGTGAAGCCGCTCGTCATCGTGCTCTCCACGCTGGCCGTGCTGGCCGCCGTCTATGGCGTCTTCCGGCTCGTGTCCGGGTCGCTCGACGTCGCGGAGGTCGACGTGCCGTACGTCGTCGGCATGACCGAGACGGATGCCAAAGCCGCCCTGGAGGCGAAAGGGCTGCTGCTGGAGGAGCCGTCCATCCGGGCGTTCAAGCCGGACGTGCCGAAGGACCAGGTGTTCGCTCAATCCAAGTCCAACATGCGCGTCAAGACCGGCTCGCGGGTCAGGCTGTCGATCAGCGACGGCCCCGAGCTCAAGCCGATCGCGGACTACCGGGGGCAAAAGGCGGCCGACGTCGTCGCCGCGCTCCGGGCGCTCGGCTTCCCGGAAGGATCGATCCGCCTGAACGAGATCGCCGACGATGCGGCGGAGCCGGGCGTCGTGCTGAGCCAGGAGCCGGGCGCGGACAGCCAGCTTGACCCGCTGGTCGACACGGTGACGCTGACCGTCAGCAAAGGTCCGGAGACGGTGAAGATGCCGGATCTCGTCGGCAAGACGGTCGAGGAGGCCCGCAAGCTCATCGAGGAAGCGGGCTTGCAGCTGCGGGAGGACAATATCGTCAAGGAAGGCAGCTACAAGCCGGAAGGCGAAGTGCTCTCGCAATTCCCTTACGATGCCGGAAGCCCGGCCCGCAAGGGCGAGCAGGTGTCCATCACGGTCAGCTCGGGCCTGCCGAGAGACGCGCTGGAGTACACGTTCGACCTGCTGATCTCTCCGGCGCGTGCCGGCCGGGCGAGCGAGATCCGCATCGTCTACACCGACGCCACCGGCAAGGACATCGAAGCCCACAAGCGCGCGATCAAGGATACGCGCAGCTTCCCGGTGAAGGTCGTGCTCGCGCCGAATACGGAGGCGTTCGTCAGCGTCTACCGCGACGGCCAGCTCGCCGACACGTTCTCCCGCACTTATGACGAAGCCAAGAGCGGCGCCGACAGCGGTCCGACGACCGTGCCGGGGACCGAGCCGAGTCCTTCGCCAACCGCGCCGCCGGAGAGCAGTCCGACGGGCGATCCGAACGCAGCCGCCGGCCCCGGCGGACCGGACGAGGGACAGGAGACCGCCTTCGGATCGGAAGACGGCAGGGAGGGCGACGATGACTAA
- a CDS encoding Stp1/IreP family PP2C-type Ser/Thr phosphatase: protein MLTVNRSDIGRIRMANEDRSWAGVTAGGLTLAIVADGMGGHQAGDVASQLAVDAFREAMEPLPAEASADEASRMLQEAIRRANEVVYDMASRNEQYHNMGTTVVAALFVEETRLILGHIGDSRAYRISEQGIAQLTEDHTLVNELVRSGQISFEEAAHHPRRNVLTRALGTDEEVELDVQALDWRPGDILLLCSDGLSGMLGDTELLQVAGDAGLSLEAKADRLISQALAAGGDDNITVVLMQSGAAADGEE from the coding sequence ATGTTGACAGTGAACCGCAGTGATATCGGCCGCATCCGCATGGCCAACGAGGATCGTTCGTGGGCGGGCGTGACGGCCGGGGGGCTGACGCTCGCGATCGTAGCCGACGGCATGGGCGGCCATCAGGCCGGCGACGTCGCCAGCCAGCTCGCCGTGGACGCTTTCCGCGAGGCGATGGAGCCGCTTCCGGCCGAAGCGTCCGCCGACGAGGCGAGCCGCATGCTGCAGGAGGCGATCCGGCGCGCCAACGAGGTCGTGTACGACATGGCGTCCCGCAACGAGCAGTACCACAACATGGGCACGACGGTCGTCGCGGCCCTGTTCGTCGAGGAGACCCGCCTGATTCTCGGCCACATCGGCGACAGCCGCGCCTACCGCATCTCGGAGCAGGGCATCGCCCAGCTGACCGAGGACCATACGCTCGTCAACGAGCTCGTGCGCTCCGGCCAGATCAGCTTCGAGGAAGCCGCCCATCATCCGCGCCGCAACGTGCTCACGCGGGCGCTCGGCACCGACGAGGAGGTCGAGCTGGACGTGCAGGCGCTGGACTGGCGGCCGGGAGACATCCTGCTGCTGTGCAGCGACGGCCTGAGCGGCATGCTGGGCGACACGGAGCTGCTGCAGGTCGCGGGAGACGCCGGACTGAGCCTCGAGGCCAAGGCGGATCGGCTGATCTCGCAGGCGCTTGCCGCGGGCGGAGACGACAATATCACGGTAGTCCTGATGCAATCCGGCGCCGCAGCGGACGGGGAGGAGTGA